The genomic stretch GATCAACAGTTTGCCAAGCATTTTTTTCATTCGGTTTCATCCTTCTCATTCATTCTATTATAAAGGAAAAGCTTGCGAATTGATACGTGCGGAAGGGAAGGACTTGACCGCAAATCCTTCCCCGTTCCGCTTATTCATTTGCCGCTTTTGTCTGGTCTGATTTTTGCAGTGAAAGTGTCCGCATTTTTTCAATCTCCGCTTCCACATCGTCTGCGAATTCTTTACGTGTAAGTTCTGTGCCGGCTTCCGCTGACTTTGAATAATTCGCGCGGATTTCCATTTCTTCAATACGATTTTCAATACGTAAAAATTCACGATACGCGCTTTCACTGTCAATTTTGTCAAATGTCGTATTCATATGCTCTTTAGCTTTCGCCGCATTTGCCCGCGCAATCAGCGCCTGTTTTTTATCCTTTACGTCCTGAAGCTTTGTTTCAAGTGCAGCCAGCTGCTCTTTCAGATCAGCCAGCTGACTGTTTGCCTGTTCATAGGAAGCTTTATGCTCAGCCGCCTTCCCTTCTAAATACTTCATTTCAGTCAGCGCCTTTTTCGCCAGTTCTTCTTCACCTGCGTCAAATGCGAGCTGTGCCTGATTTTTCCGTTTGCCAGCCACTTCAGCGGCTTCTTCATATTTTTTCTTAAATTGATAGGCAATCGTGTGCTGTTTCACAATTGTTTGCTTTGCTTTTGCGATGTCGCTTTCCATATCGCGTACATATTGATTCAGCATCACCTTTGGATTCTCCATTTTATCAAGTCCTTCATGAACTGACGCAACAAACATGTCTCTGATTCTTTTTAATACCATACCTGATTCCTCCTAATATATTGATATTATTTTTTCTTCAAAAATTCTTCCCATTCGTCA from Bacillus subtilis subsp. subtilis str. 168 encodes the following:
- the liaH gene encoding modulator of liaIHGFSR (yvqIHGFEC) operon expression (Evidence 1a: Function from experimental evidences in the studied strain; PubMedId: 15273097, 16816187, 23874669, 24666271, 28546427; Product type f: factor) yields the protein MVLKRIRDMFVASVHEGLDKMENPKVMLNQYVRDMESDIAKAKQTIVKQHTIAYQFKKKYEEAAEVAGKRKNQAQLAFDAGEEELAKKALTEMKYLEGKAAEHKASYEQANSQLADLKEQLAALETKLQDVKDKKQALIARANAAKAKEHMNTTFDKIDSESAYREFLRIENRIEEMEIRANYSKSAEAGTELTRKEFADDVEAEIEKMRTLSLQKSDQTKAANE